Genomic segment of Kingella negevensis:
TTGCGCTTAGTTTTTTATAAAAAAGCAGCCTGAAAATGGGTTTTCAGGCTGCTTTTTGTTTATTTAATTTCCTTGCAAACTCCCACGCCACCATTTTCCGCAAACGGTTTATTCATCACATAACGCGGATAATCCGCATAATTTTTCAATAAACTGCGCGGTAAAGAATCGTTGGCAATGCTGATATTCATCGAATCCAGCAGCGTTGGCACAATCGCCGTGTGGTTCATTTTGCGGTGCTGATTTTGGTGCAACATCGCAATTTTCTCAGGAAACTGCTGCTGATAAACATCCGAATACCACGCCAACGCCGACACCTGAAAATCATACACCGTCATATTGCCGTGAATGGTTTTCGTGCATTCGCCATCTTGCAAATCCTCGCCGTGGTCAGACGCATACAACAAGAAAGTGGGTGTTTGTGTTTGCCGTTTCAGTGTTTCAATCACTTCATTCAGCACAAAATCCGTATATAAAATGCTGTTGTCATACGCATTGATAAACTGATTTTTATACTGTGCTTGTGAAATCAAATCAGGCATGTCCGCATTAGACAGCTCTTTTGTATCAGGCGTAAAACGGCGAAATTCATCGGGATAGCGGTGCGTATAATTCACATGGCTGCCCAATAAATGCAAAATAATCAGCTTCTTATTTTCAGGCTGCGTGAGAATTTTGTTCAAATGCGGCAACAAAACCCCGTCCACACTACCAGGGTTGGTGTAATCCGCATAATTCGCAAAAATTTGCTCGTCTGCTTCCTTGATGTAAACTGAAGTGCTGGTGTCGTGCGTACCGTATTTTTGCTGATTGGACAACCAATAGGTTTTATAACCTACTTCTTTAAATGCGCTAATCACAGATTTTTCTGCAAAATCAATGCTTTCTACCAAGTTTTCAGGCTTGCGTGTAATCATCATCGGCACAGAAAGCCGAGTGTTGTTGGCAATGGATAACATATTGTTTAAATTAACTAAATTGCTTTGTTTGCTCAGCAAAGGATTGGTTTCACGCGCATAACCGTTTAATTGCCAATTTGCTGCACGGCTGCTTTCGCCAATCACTAAAACCACCGTAGATTTGTCTAAACCAGCTTGCGCGTGTGCCTGAAAACTAAATTGCTGGGTTTTGCTTACCAAGTTCGCCAGCGTTTCTTGCTCACGATAAGTGTCGCGCAACGCAATCATCAAGCCCAACGGATAACTGGCTTTGATTTGCTCGCTCATCGCATTTTTCGCCACGGTTTCCTTTTTGATGTGTGACCACAATGATTCATCGGGATTGAATGCGCGATACGGGTCAAAAACCACGCTCGTCAAAAAAATCATCACAAAATAAATTGCACCAGTTGCCAATGCAAAAAAGCGGCTTTTGTGTTGCCAAACCCAACGGGATTGATACGTTTTCACGCATAAATAAGTACAAAACCCCAACCAAGTGGCGGCTAATCCCAAAATTAACCAAGAAATATTGCCAACAAAGGCTTTTGCTTCTTGATAATGTGTTTCCAGCACAATAGCCAAGATTTGTTCAGTTAAAAACGTTTCATAACGCACGATATAGACCCAATAAACAGGAATCAGCAGCAAAAAAGGCGCGAACAACACCCAGTGTTTTTGTTTTTTGAACAACGCCGCCAAAAACACCACGATTAAGCCATTGAACAAAACCGTGCTGGGATTGTGGTCTAAACAAAAAAGCAGCAGGGCAGGGGACAATAATAAAAGAGGAAATAAAACCGCAATCATAGTTATCTTGATAATTCATCAGTAATTTTCTGCAACAATTCAACACGTTCCTTGCGAATCTCACCCCGTTCCGCCGCTGCTTTCACCGCACAATTCGGCTCAGCGCGATGCGTACAATTATGAAAACGACACGCGCCAATCAAATGCCGCAAATCAGGAAAATACTTCAACAAATCCGCCGTGTTCAAATGATGCAAACCAAACTCCTGCAACCCAGGGCTATCAATTAATTTTGTTTCATCATCTAAATCATAAAGTTGCGCGTGTGTCGTTGTGTGTTTGCCCGAATCCAACGCCGCCGAAATCTCATTTGTCCGTGCCCGCTCTTCGCCCAACAGCGCGTTGGTCAAAGTCGATTTCCCCATGCCACTTTGCCCCAACAAAATATTCGTTTCGCCGTGTAACAAATTTTTCAGGCAGCCCACATCATTCAGTGCAGACAATTCAATCAATTTATAACCCAATGTTTCATAAAATGAAAATTTCTCACGCCACGCCGCCGTTTCGGGCAAATCCGCCTTATTCAACACAATCACTGCGCGAATACCCGCCGCTTCCGCCGCAATCAGCGCACGTTGCAACAATGCCTCACTCGGGCTAGGCACAGCCGCCACCACCACCAAAAGCTGCGACACATTCGCTGCAATCAATTTCGATTTCCACGCGTCCTGCCGATACAGCAAACTGTGGCGTTCCAACGCCTGTTCAATCACGGCTTGTTCATCGTTAATCACTTGAATTTTCACGAAATCGCCACACGCATAATCCGTGCGTTTACTGCGCGTGCTGGCTTCATAAGTTTTGTGTTGCTCGGTGCGAACGATGTAACGGCGACCGTAGCTGGTAATAATTTGAGCGGTTTGTTGCGACATAAATAATTCTTAATAAAGTAGGGTGCGTCCCGCACACCATTTTTTTTGAATGAAATCAATCTTTCAGGCAGCCTGAAAGATTGTCGTGCGATGCGATTGTTTAAACGCAGCCTGAAAATCACAATTCCAGCCCCAACTGCAAATCTTCAGGCTGCAAGTGACTGATTCCCAAGCCAATCAACCGATATTCACGATCGGACGGCATACGCGCCGCCAACTGTTGCGCTGCCAAAATCAACGCCGATTCATCAGACATCGCCGAAGAATACGTTTGCGAACGCGTTAAAGTATGAAAATCTGCCGTTTTCAATTTCAGCGTAACCGTTTGACCTTCCACTGATTTTTGACGAATCTGTTGCGCCAAATCACGCGCCAAATCAGGCACATGACGAACAAGCTGATTCAACGGTAAATCTTCAGGCAGCGTGATTTCTGTGGAAATTTGCACGCGCTCACGTTCCGCTTGCACAGGATGATTGTCAATCCCATGCGCCAAATCGTGTAAGCGATAACCCCATTTGCCAAACAAGCTAACCAGTTGTTGCGTTGGAACTTTTTGTAAATCGCCAGCCGTGTTCCAGCCTTGCGCGTGTAGTTTCGCCAATGTCTTTTTGCCCACGCCCGAAATTTTCCCGAGCGGCAAATCCTGCAAAAACGCCGCCACTTTTTGCGGTGGCAGCACAAATTGCCCATTCGGTTTGCGCCAATCAGACGCGATTTTAGCGAGAAATTTATTTGGCGCGATGCCAGCCGATGCAGTTAATGACGTTTGGCGCAAAATTTCCGCACGAATTTGTGTGGCGATATCCTGTGCAAATTCCATATTCTGCTTATTAACGGTTACATCTAAATAGGCTTCGTCCAACGAAAGCGGTTCGATTAAATCCGTATGCTGCCTGAAAATCGCGTGAATCTGCTGCGACACTTCGCGATACAGCGCAAATTGTGGCGGAATAAAAATCGCCTGTGGACACAATCGTTTAGCGGCAGAAACCGCCATTGCCGAGCGCAAACCAAATTTTCGCGCTTCGTAAGACGCGGCGCAAATCACAGAACGCGCCCCGTCCCACGCCACAACTACAGGCTTGCCACGCAAATGTGGCTGTTCGCGCAACTCCACCGAAGCGTAAAATGCGTCCATGTCTATGTGTATGATTTTACGGGTAATCATGTTTTCAGACTGCCTGAAATTATTGATACAACTGTCCGTTGTGTTTTAACCAACCGTCTGCGTGGCGTTTGCTTGGGTCGTGGTGTGTCCAATGAATCACGCCGCCTTGCTCTGTCCATTCGTATTCGCCGAAAAATTCCAGCGTGTCGCCTTTTTTCAGGCTGCGAATTTTGGGTGCAAGGTCGATGTTGTGTGCGAATAACAGCGTTTGTCCGCTGCTGAGTTTGATGATGAAACGCTGGTGTTTTGTGCCTTTTGTGTCATCAGG
This window contains:
- a CDS encoding phosphoethanolamine transferase → MRYETFLTEQILAIVLETHYQEAKAFVGNISWLILGLAATWLGFCTYLCVKTYQSRWVWQHKSRFFALATGAIYFVMIFLTSVVFDPYRAFNPDESLWSHIKKETVAKNAMSEQIKASYPLGLMIALRDTYREQETLANLVSKTQQFSFQAHAQAGLDKSTVVLVIGESSRAANWQLNGYARETNPLLSKQSNLVNLNNMLSIANNTRLSVPMMITRKPENLVESIDFAEKSVISAFKEVGYKTYWLSNQQKYGTHDTSTSVYIKEADEQIFANYADYTNPGSVDGVLLPHLNKILTQPENKKLIILHLLGSHVNYTHRYPDEFRRFTPDTKELSNADMPDLISQAQYKNQFINAYDNSILYTDFVLNEVIETLKRQTQTPTFLLYASDHGEDLQDGECTKTIHGNMTVYDFQVSALAWYSDVYQQQFPEKIAMLHQNQHRKMNHTAIVPTLLDSMNISIANDSLPRSLLKNYADYPRYVMNKPFAENGGVGVCKEIK
- the rsgA gene encoding ribosome small subunit-dependent GTPase A; its protein translation is MSQQTAQIITSYGRRYIVRTEQHKTYEASTRSKRTDYACGDFVKIQVINDEQAVIEQALERHSLLYRQDAWKSKLIAANVSQLLVVVAAVPSPSEALLQRALIAAEAAGIRAVIVLNKADLPETAAWREKFSFYETLGYKLIELSALNDVGCLKNLLHGETNILLGQSGMGKSTLTNALLGEERARTNEISAALDSGKHTTTHAQLYDLDDETKLIDSPGLQEFGLHHLNTADLLKYFPDLRHLIGACRFHNCTHRAEPNCAVKAAAERGEIRKERVELLQKITDELSR
- the dinB gene encoding DNA polymerase IV; its protein translation is MITRKIIHIDMDAFYASVELREQPHLRGKPVVVAWDGARSVICAASYEARKFGLRSAMAVSAAKRLCPQAIFIPPQFALYREVSQQIHAIFRQHTDLIEPLSLDEAYLDVTVNKQNMEFAQDIATQIRAEILRQTSLTASAGIAPNKFLAKIASDWRKPNGQFVLPPQKVAAFLQDLPLGKISGVGKKTLAKLHAQGWNTAGDLQKVPTQQLVSLFGKWGYRLHDLAHGIDNHPVQAERERVQISTEITLPEDLPLNQLVRHVPDLARDLAQQIRQKSVEGQTVTLKLKTADFHTLTRSQTYSSAMSDESALILAAQQLAARMPSDREYRLIGLGISHLQPEDLQLGLEL
- a CDS encoding DUF3465 domain-containing protein → MKKIIPLLLVIAAMGWQKLRPTTLTQPTATRTAQAQTQAQVANKKTPTSNDFEKVLQQAFENQQSNIQIQGVGTVSKTLPDDTKGTKHQRFIIKLSSGQTLLFAHNIDLAPKIRSLKKGDTLEFFGEYEWTEQGGVIHWTHHDPSKRHADGWLKHNGQLYQ